In Novipirellula galeiformis, one DNA window encodes the following:
- a CDS encoding TadE/TadG family type IV pilus assembly protein, with product MFAVSSQREFASAPRRTKTRTCNRVGAVSVEFSLVAIPMFLILFAAIELGRGMMTVQALEEAARSGCRIAVLKGSTTADIDSEIHQLLSAMGSFHFTTQTIPAALDTVPQWDPVTVRVSADFADMTWLPVPRFLAGMSYTASCVLPREAEIVK from the coding sequence ATGTTTGCCGTTTCTTCCCAACGCGAGTTCGCTTCGGCCCCACGACGCACGAAGACGCGAACCTGCAATCGCGTTGGAGCCGTTAGTGTCGAGTTTTCGTTAGTCGCCATCCCGATGTTCCTGATCCTGTTTGCCGCCATCGAGCTGGGCCGGGGAATGATGACCGTCCAAGCGTTGGAGGAAGCGGCTCGTTCGGGATGCCGCATCGCGGTGCTAAAAGGCTCGACGACGGCGGATATCGACAGCGAGATCCATCAATTGTTAAGCGCGATGGGGAGCTTCCATTTTACCACGCAAACCATTCCTGCTGCGCTCGACACCGTCCCACAATGGGACCCGGTAACGGTGCGAGTCTCCGCGGACTTTGCGGACATGACTTGGTTGCCGGTTCCTCGATTTCTAGCGGGGATGAGCTACACCGCATCATGTGTTTTACCCCGTGAAGCGGAAATCGTTAAATAA
- a CDS encoding pilus assembly protein TadG-related protein, which translates to MPRIAFSPICQRRGGTIVLFAAMMVVIIGMVAFAVDIGRMQLVRSQLQTAVDAGAIAGGLHLKNNPNDIKGAKAVAESFIAKNQVGLLVDVPPGTLALETGNWDASTGTFTKSAKSASSIRVYAVQVNEPFFFAGIFGQSSFAIPRQSIASAPGIPLDIMIVLDLSGSMSSDGRIEALQQASPSFVDTIAQAGKEDRIGVMCYGVQNGKYSPQKEGHTGTLYTASPADLFPDPSQASSDWIGVLESPMTDDFKELTSNVLTSTTLIAGKYGGGTPIGAAIRDGAHYLAANHREHDSQGNDVKMLMVLMSDGYANEPSSAPDDYAISMAQYAAKLGIEVHTISLGDSVDVSLMNAIAHAAGGQQFRVEGSGSDLTTKLKEAYRNIAGTINRTLLVQ; encoded by the coding sequence ATGCCCCGAATCGCTTTCTCTCCCATTTGCCAACGTCGTGGTGGCACGATCGTCTTGTTCGCAGCGATGATGGTCGTGATCATCGGCATGGTGGCGTTTGCCGTCGATATCGGTCGCATGCAATTGGTGCGAAGCCAGTTGCAAACCGCGGTTGACGCTGGCGCAATCGCCGGAGGTTTGCATCTCAAAAACAATCCCAACGACATTAAAGGCGCCAAGGCAGTGGCGGAATCGTTCATTGCCAAAAACCAAGTGGGGTTACTGGTCGATGTGCCTCCCGGCACGCTCGCCTTGGAAACAGGAAATTGGGACGCCAGTACGGGCACGTTTACGAAGTCGGCGAAATCGGCGAGCTCGATCCGTGTGTATGCGGTCCAAGTCAACGAACCGTTTTTTTTCGCAGGGATCTTTGGCCAATCCTCCTTCGCGATCCCGCGTCAATCGATTGCCTCCGCACCGGGAATTCCCTTGGACATCATGATCGTGCTCGATCTCTCCGGTTCGATGAGTTCCGATGGTCGCATTGAAGCGCTGCAACAAGCATCGCCCAGCTTTGTCGATACGATCGCGCAAGCGGGGAAAGAGGACCGCATCGGCGTCATGTGCTACGGCGTGCAAAACGGCAAATACTCTCCACAGAAAGAAGGGCACACGGGAACGCTGTATACCGCTTCACCCGCCGATTTATTCCCCGACCCTAGTCAAGCCTCGAGCGACTGGATCGGTGTTCTCGAGTCTCCCATGACAGATGATTTCAAGGAATTGACAAGCAATGTATTGACAAGCACCACCTTGATCGCCGGCAAGTATGGAGGCGGAACACCGATTGGCGCCGCCATCCGTGATGGGGCTCATTATCTCGCTGCCAACCATCGAGAACACGACAGCCAAGGCAACGATGTCAAAATGTTGATGGTGCTGATGAGCGACGGTTACGCCAATGAACCCAGTAGCGCCCCAGATGATTACGCGATCTCCATGGCCCAATATGCCGCGAAGCTCGGCATCGAAGTTCACACGATTAGCCTGGGCGATTCCGTCGACGTTTCGCTGATGAACGCTATCGCCCATGCCGCGGGTGGTCAGCAGTTTAGAGTGGAGGGCAGCGGCAGCGATCTAACCACAAAGCTGAAGGAAGCGTATCGCAATATTGCCGGTACAATCAACCGAACCCTGTTGGTGCAATAG